The following are encoded together in the Lathyrus oleraceus cultivar Zhongwan6 chromosome 3, CAAS_Psat_ZW6_1.0, whole genome shotgun sequence genome:
- the LOC127126651 gene encoding PHD finger protein ING2 translates to MAIARTGVYVDDYLEYANTLPAELQRLLNTVRELDERSQSMINQTRQQTKYCMGFSSHGSKKGNHNHNYSYNNNYANGDDDASIEKLLKEIEANQDSALSLCTEKVLLAQQAYELIDSHVKRLDEDLNNFAEDLKQEGKIPPDEPAILPPLPIVPKPEKRRHGYGTPQSKRLDYRERDWDRDFELMPPPGGHKKDYATPMDVDQPIDPNEPTYCVCHQVSFGDMIACDNENCRGGEWFHYSCVGLTQETRFKGKWYCPTCRLQPHC, encoded by the exons ATGGCAATTGCACGCACTGGAGTCTACGTCGACGACTATTTGGAGT ACGCTAACACGTTGCCCGCTGAGCTTCAGAGACTGCTTAACACCGTTCGGGAACTCGATGAACGATCCCAAT CTATGATAAATCAGACTAGGCAGCAGACAAAGTACTGTATGGGGTTCTCATCTCATGGCTCTAAGAAGGGTAATCATAATCATAATTATAGTTATAATAATAATTACGCCAACGGCGACGATGATGCTTCTATTGAGAAACTGCTAAAAGAAATTGAGGCAAACCAGGATAGTGCTTTGAGTCTCTGCACTGAGAAGGTTTTGCTGGCACAGCAAGCATATGAACTG ATAGATAGCCATGTAAAACGACTTGATGAGGATTTAAACAACTTCGCTGAAGATTTAAAGCAAG AGGGGAAAATACCGCCAGATGAGCCAGCCATTCTCCCTCCACTGCCTATTGTCCCTAAACCTGAAAAACGCAGGCACGGATATGGTACACCTCAATCAAAGAGACTTGATTACAGGGAAAGAGACTGGGATAGAGACTTTGAGCTAATGCCTCCACCAGGAGGCCATAAGAAGGATTATGCGACCCCTATGGATGTCGATCAACCCATTGATCCCAATGAACCTACATACTGTGTTTGTCATCAG GTGTCTTTTGGAGACATGATTGCTTGTGACAATGAAAAT TGCCGAGGAGGTGAATGGTTCCACTATTCATGTGTTGGCCTTACCCAAGAAACAAGGTTCAAGGGAAAGTGGTATTGTCCAACTTGCAGATTACAACCACACTGTTAA